The DNA segment TGGTCATCAGCAAATCTGCATGACCCGCAAcactctttttctctttgaataGAAGGAGAAGTTCAAGGTAGAGGTGAACCAgacagtcctgtcatccattcttCAGGGTGATTGGATGaaaaccttggatatgcaggaagcATCCTTCCATGTCCCCACTGGCCTCTAGGAGTATCTCAGGTCCATCTTATGAGGCAGGGCCCTCCAGTTCGATGATCTATGCTTCAGCCTCAATAGGGCAAGTCTCCTCTTGAATCCTCGCTCCTCTTGCATTTGACTTCATTTTCTGGAACATCAGTCTTTACCTGGGTGACTGACTTCTTCGATTCCCCTTAAAGGAAAAGTGCTCAAAGGTTTTGAACACAAGAACAATTGGGACAGGGAAATACAGCTGGACACCTTTGTTTTTTCCCCATAACCCCAGATTAAAGTCGGACCTACAGTGGTGGCTGTCAGGAGATAGATTTTTGGAAGGGAAGTTCCTTCATCATATGAGCCCAGACCTAGACTCCTACTCATTGCCTTGGATCTAGGTAGTTTCCAGGACGTGGTCTCCAggagaacagaaccttcacatctATGTCAGAGAGCGGAGAGCTTTTCACTCAGGGCTTCAGTGCCTCTTGACCCTAATTCACACCTAGACTGTGGTAGTTCTTTTAGACAAACCACGGTcctagtgtactgtatatatgtaaacaaggtggtgctctctctctctcattttctatccACCAAACAGCAATTTATTCAGGGCCAACTAAGTTCTGGAGGGCACACTGAGCCATCAGATACATGTCCTTCCTGCCGAGTGGACCTTGGATAGCCTGGTCTGTCgggatctgtggaatctatggggcaGGCTGACTtgggacctgtttgccacctcagagaaccttcattttcctctttcttgttcTCCAAccccagaccctctagcatgggcaacaaaCACCATGCTGCAAGATGGTCCAACCTGGCCCTCTACGCCTTTCTGCCTTTCGACatggtcaaggaagggctgaacAAATTTCAGGCTTGTCACAACATTGTGATGACCCTCTTAGCCTAGTTCTGAACCATGAAATAATGGTTCCCAAACCTGCtatggttgttggtggactctccaagactccttccacaGTGCgtatctactcagacaacctcacttcaagaggtACCACCAAGGGTGGTCCACTCTTGCTCGGACAGACTTCAGACTGTCGGGGAGCTTGTCAGAACGAAGGGTTTTCTAAGATGTGCTACAAGAGGTTATTGAAAGATGCAGACATCAATCTTCTAGCTCCCTCTACCAGACTAAGAGAGCGATTTTCCTAAGTGGGTGTCTCAGACTCTAactctcttcttctgagacatctatgaCTTAAATTGGGGATTGCCTCTTTTATCTGAAGAGATCTAGAACCTCTTGTAAAAGGGTATCAAGCTATGGTTAACTCAGTGTTTAAGCAAAGGATCCTAGATCTTTCATCGTACCTAAACATCAATGACCCCATCTTGCCTCTTTTATCTGAGGAGATCTATAACCTCTTGTAAAAGGGTATCAGACTATGCTTAACTCAGTGTTTAAGCAGAGGATCCTAGATCTTTTGTCATACCTAAATATTAACGACCCCATCTTGTCCTTTGACACGTCCAAACAAGGAGGGAAAACCCGGTCTtctggaacctggatgtagtgTTGAAGTGACTGACAGGCCCCTCTTTTGATCCCCTATGTTCCTCTTTTCTGGAAAACTTTACCCAAAAGGCTATCTTCGTGGTGACCTTGGCTTCTGCTAAAACATATAAACGAGATCCAAGCCATCGTTTTAGTGTAGgtttttcacaaggagacacGGTTTGCTCGTTTACCCTTGGATTTTAACCAAGAACAAggacccatccaagccctggATCTGTTTTTTCTCCCTTAAGCAATTAACAGacatccttggctctgaggaagagctttcaggtattacctgagcaagTCTTGTagatcagagggccatccataaCCTTTGGTGTTCTGACAAGAACCTGTCTCACCATCTGACTAAGAACACATTGTCCTTCATGtcaaatgaactttatttttgagatgcactctcagattcaggagaacaATTTGCCTActttttaagtgaaagctaaggACGTCAGAATAGCCTCTActtcattagctttcaggcacaatatgcCACTTACAGGTACTTCAGTTCTGCAGTCAGCATACTGGAAGTGTAATTGATCTTCGCTTCTCACATTTTTCTTGAAAGTTAAAACattgtttgaaaattttgcagtaccttgggaccaTTATTAGTAAATGGCATACTATTGAGGGAGGCAGCATAGGATTTTCTCgtactgtctcttcaccttgtagtaagatGCTGAGTTTTTGGGGAACCAGGGGTTACAATGTACCTGGCACACCCACCACTCTTAGTAGATGGATagtggttttatttcagtgtagttgacagcattgtctggttgttttttattttggtacttcGCCCAGGCCAAGGGCACTTATTGATGCTTTGCTGGCCATCAGAATACTCTTTCACTgtaaagctcccacttaagtagaggctcTCCATGGCTATACTGCTAccccactacaggttaagatgagcaccaaccagaggcagtattttcctgCAGTCGCTCTCTTGACATataaggaaacgacaagcattgttttcaatggTAGCAACTTTTCTACTTCAGACTTATTACCAAGACTTAATGTTCTGGAGTAGAATATGTCTATGCATCCCACCTccaatcaatgtgggattcagctatgtaattacttggttaagACGGGCTTAACTGAGTCTGGCAAATcggttcaaaggagagaggtctatTACCAGTCTCCAACCCTGCAaggctttctctatgagaaagacacttaatcttattatgaaaatgtcattttcatgataagattaagttttatatatacttcccaagtaattacagaatcagaacCAGCCCTCATCCCCTCTGGTGGATaaaagggcacaaacagaatgaggttgtctgctaagttgttcctagtattcctgttagtgggcaggactagtcacctacactaaacagtCGAAGCGCTATCGCGATTTTTGGATTTAAGCTGCCGTACGATTGAAactattagctatgtaattacttggcaagtatatatgaaacttaattttattatgaaaataacatttctttattgttatttttgtgataaactctaaaattaaattttttatttacctggagGCTAATTTATGTTTGCTTCAATTTCAGTTGTGAATTTGATAATAGGTATGAAATTGGTGACTTTTCATAAGAATTCACTCAAATGAACACTATCATGCTCATATATTACAgaagtatcatctacatattgTACCCAGAAACTTCAGCTCAAACACTGTGGAATTGAAGGTAAGTATTCTGATCCAAAATTTCTGTACATTATTAGCTAGTACTGACTTTATACATGTCAAGACTGCAAGAATGCAGATTTTGTCAGGAGATTTTTGATTCCTGGAATGAATGTTTCTTTGCCAGGATTGCTTCCAAACcagtatttgttcctacacgattacaaaccatcagtcctttacattaggaattacttacagtgcAGCTGGAAAGggccattgaactttcaaacaaggtggttaggcagttaactgccATTTGTTAGGCGGGGGTCCCGCCCGCCCAGACATAAAGATCCCAATTTGCTTTTGGCTCTAGTGTGATGCAGACGTGTGTTCCTTTGCTCATTGCCTTGATTTCCATTGATCTGTTTTTTCCCAGGGGATCTTTCCTTCCTTGTTGTttaattatatgtgtgtttgtgttttataagaAAAGCAAACCCACAAATCAGAGAAGCCTGTGCGCAAGGCCGCCTACCcacagtgtgtgtgtgccttGGGGTTGGCGGTAAGAGACGCAGAGCTTCTGCTCCTATGTTGATGTTGATCCATACGCCCTCTGTTCCTCATGCATGGGGCGTGTTCTGGTGACCCTACTTGtactgagtgttgttcctggttggctgagcagttggtgaagtttgaagggaggaaacgGTATCGGAGGAAGGCCGCCAAGGCATCGTCTGAGGGTTATACGTCCCCGACTAAGCCTTTGGTGGCTaactcttcttcttattttctcactaccagcaagcttccccttctggctGTCTCTCCTTCATCTTCCTCGCTCACTTCGTCGAGCTCGGAACAACGGGGGCGGAGCGGACAATCAGGatgacctcttctcaggggcctccccTCGCtcctgggggggggggaaattttCCCTCGGAGTGAGAAGAGTCTCCCTCTGCTAACCCGACTCTTCCATCTTCTAGCTTGGCAGTTGAAGCTCTCCTCAGTCATTAGGCGAGTGATCTGCAGGTAGCCTTGGTCTCTTGGGGTCTCCGTCCCTGTAGGGCCTTCTGTCCCACCTGGCAAATGTCCCGGTGGTGACCCACGCTGCTGCTACCACTACGACATCGATGGTGACCATGACAGCGTTCGCCAAGATGCTGGTCACTGGCTCCACCTGCATCAGACCCCAAGTGACAGCTGTCCCAATGTCCCAGTATGCGGTGCCCCTGCCTCCAGGTTTTGCCGTGGCTCCACCATCCCAGGCCATACCATCTATGATGGCAACCTCCATCATGCCTCATATGATGGTTCCGGCTCCTGCTGTTCCTGTGGTCTTTGACGTGTGGGCTGCTGTTGCTGTTCACCCTGCCCTGGCTGTCCCGACGGTTGCTTCCATCACTGATGTTCCTGCTGCCCAGGCCActcctgctgctcctgttgcCCTGGTTGCCCCAGCCGCTCCTGTGATGTCTGCTGTTCTCTCCTGGATGGGGATTTGACCGccatcttgaagaagatgacgaagaagaaggcgaagaagaggTCTCGTAAGGTGTCAtcatcgtcttcatcttcgtTGTCGCTGTCTGCTACATCCTCCCCCTTCATCCTCTAATGCTTGttggccaaagaagaagaagaagaagaaggctgtcttTCCCCCCCCCAAAGAAATCCCACCCTGggacttctaaggggctgcctccctccacaacaggggaagcagtgggatctcttgtcaGCTCTTCCCGGCCCTCAGGTGTGGGAACCAGATCGCTCACCACACCAGGGTTGAGCATTTTGGGAACAGCGGGcgtgcagacctcggtttgcccTCCAGTCACCAGTCCTAAgacagtctcctggctggatctgtggtcgttcacgatatccaaagtggctgcctcctcaggTGCTGTTGTTCCTGGGGAAGACTCTGctttcgggagactgtgccagtctggaggtagggccatttcctaccttgcccaccagatggcaaacctgtgggcaaacctggtgctgaagagaagggatgctgtCCTGTCTTGTATCGCCAAGTCTGTTGGTCCTGAGTCAGCAATGACCCTAAGGAATGGACCTCTATgggttctgtctctctcttccctggGGAGTTGGTAGATACTGCAGTGGACAAGCGTCAGGCCGAAGACAGCGACCGCCTTGTCCATCAGGCAGTGCCCAAGATCTCTGGGTCTTCGCACACCGCTGCAGTCCGACCTTGGgatcaggctagcacttcctcagcCTCTAAGAAGACCCAGGCTTCGAAGGGTACCCgcgggaacacccagccttcttcttctgctggaaAGGGCACGCAATCCTGCCCACTTTCCAGTCTGGAAAACGGGCCAAGGggaggaagaaaaaggggaaacacTAGGAGTGgcattcccctccagctgctgccattggttgggggtgcctgtcgagccattgggcaacatgacAGTGATACGGAGTCGCGATCTGGGTgatggatgtccttcaggagggatatctatTCCCCTTCGAGTCTTGAccacccctcaccaactctcCGGTCTGTCTCCTTACCTACCTTCCAATTTCGCCGAAGGATCTCACACTCAGGCAAGAAGTGCAGGCCATGCTGAGAAAGTGTGCTGTGGAAGTCATGTCAGgattggtccccaggcttttgCTGCCAtgtctttctcatagagaaagcctTGCAGGGTTGGAGACTGGTAatagacctctctcctttgaaccgATTTGCCAGACTCAGTTAAGCCCAAGTCTTATATGTACTGTAATTTAACCCAATTTAATTCTTGGCAGCTGTTTTTCAATCAATATTGATCCTTAGTCTCGTGTCTCCTGCCATGTATTAGCTCAGCCATGCCTGCTGTTGATCTGTTTGCTGCTGTTTCGTAAGCCTTTGTGTCTTCTCTACTTTGACATGTTTTGTGGTTAGCTCCTTCCCTGACTCATGTCACTATTTGCTTCCTGATTTTAGTGTGTTCAAATTTGTTTCCTGCTGGTGGTTTCTCATCTTAAGTCTTCCTTGCTTTAGGCTTTCAGGCTCTCATGCCTCAACCTGCCTCCAGCCTCTAGCCAATGATTGCCAACAGCAGCTGCACACTTGCACTGACAACATCCAAGGTCAAGCTCCTTCCAAGTACTAGTGTTAGCTGTGCACTTGCATTATTTCCTACCTGCTGTCTTCTTAGTCCCAGCGCCAGCCATGCTCTCAGAGGGCATGAAATGTTTCAGGGAATGCTCATTCTCAGGCCAGCAAATCTTGAGCCCCTGCCTTTAGCATACACCTGTCATTTCCTGCTAATCTGTCAGGATCTAGCTGTATGTATTGTGCTTGTAGCCCTTTACACACctgtttattgacaattttaataaaagctgCACTCCAGCCTCTGGACATAGGTTCTCTTCCAGTGAGAAACCAGCATCCCACATCTTGCCTGTATCTGCTACATAATGTTAAGACTTCTGCACTGCAACATGCTGGCTGTTTATAGCTCTCACTGCATGCCTGTGTCTTTATTCCAGCTGCCTCTAAGCGGTCTTTGTGTTTCACCACATGCCTTCTTTATCATCAAGATTTTAGCTTTTTGTCCATTGGTTATGTCACTTAAGAACTTACTTCTGCTCCAGTGCTAGTTTTGGCAATGGAGTGCCTCttgttcttaattttcttcagtcATTTATGGTATGCTTTGAGTTATAAaactgttgagtttttttttttctttttatcttgcatACCTCTCTCACTTCACTTAGGACACCTTTGAGGAATAAGAATGACCACTTTTCAGTCACATTGATTCTTGGTGAGTCAAACTGGGTTGAGATTAGGTAGCCCTGCTTTCACATTATGATGATGTGTCATTT comes from the Macrobrachium rosenbergii isolate ZJJX-2024 chromosome 3, ASM4041242v1, whole genome shotgun sequence genome and includes:
- the LOC136850807 gene encoding testis-specific gene A8 protein-like; this encodes MLVTGSTCIRPQVTAVPMSQYAVPLPPGFAVAPPSQAIPSMMATSIMPHMMVPAPAVPVVFDVWAAVAVHPALAVPTVASITDVPAAQATPAAPVALVAPAAPVMSAVLSWMGI